Proteins found in one Sporosarcina sp. FSL K6-3457 genomic segment:
- a CDS encoding pirin family protein → MLQKLEAANHAQPFRGPFTITRVQPGAILGNKTADTAFGPLAIIDHAVMKKGLTIKMHEHINDEILSYIRTGVTHHKDSAGFEAPIARGKLMMMNAGASFWHEEKVKEDEVEMLQIFVRPNETNLPPKIQFHNKPTDNHDWYVMAGPEGSEAPLYVRQNVYILDAYPKAGEQLEIPAYVGLTPFLYVMHGEITVQDLTIGKQEAITDVVNPLPPLVANEDTTIVLFFVDMHAPMSMDGTISGLRN, encoded by the coding sequence TTGTTACAAAAACTTGAAGCGGCAAATCATGCACAGCCGTTCAGAGGTCCATTCACAATTACACGTGTCCAACCAGGAGCTATTTTAGGAAATAAAACTGCGGATACTGCATTTGGACCATTAGCGATTATTGATCATGCGGTTATGAAAAAGGGGTTAACGATTAAAATGCACGAGCATATCAATGATGAGATTTTAAGTTATATACGAACAGGTGTCACACATCATAAAGATTCCGCAGGCTTTGAAGCGCCGATTGCAAGAGGTAAATTAATGATGATGAATGCAGGGGCAAGCTTTTGGCATGAGGAAAAGGTAAAAGAAGATGAGGTAGAAATGCTTCAAATCTTCGTCCGACCGAATGAAACAAATCTTCCACCCAAAATCCAATTCCATAACAAACCGACAGACAACCATGATTGGTATGTCATGGCGGGGCCTGAAGGAAGTGAAGCACCTCTTTACGTTAGGCAAAATGTCTACATTTTAGATGCGTATCCTAAAGCAGGCGAACAGTTGGAAATTCCGGCATATGTTGGCCTTACACCATTTTTATACGTAATGCACGGCGAAATTACGGTTCAAGATCTCACAATTGGCAAACAGGAGGCTATAACGGATGTAGTTAATCCACTCCCACCTCTAGTCGCAAATGAAGACACTACAATTGTATTGTTCTTTGTCGATATGCATGCACCGATGTCTATGGATGGGACAATTAGTGGCTTGAGGAACTAG
- a CDS encoding VOC family protein — protein MEKVTPFLMFQNGNAEEAMNYYTSLIEDSEITTISRYGANESGDEGTVMHATFSLKGQEFMCIDSNLKHEFSFTPSFSIYITCDSENEINHLYEKLITDGQALMPLGDYGFSQKFGWINDQFGVSWQLNLPK, from the coding sequence ATGGAAAAGGTTACTCCATTCTTAATGTTTCAAAATGGCAATGCAGAGGAAGCGATGAATTATTACACATCACTCATCGAGGATTCAGAAATTACGACTATCTCTCGCTATGGAGCAAACGAATCAGGGGATGAAGGAACAGTCATGCATGCGACTTTTTCCTTAAAAGGACAAGAATTTATGTGTATTGACAGTAATCTAAAGCATGAATTTTCCTTTACACCCTCGTTTTCCATCTATATCACTTGTGATTCCGAAAATGAGATCAATCATCTTTATGAGAAGCTTATTACGGACGGACAAGCACTTATGCCGTTAGGTGATTACGGTTTTAGTCAGAAATTTGGCTGGATAAATGATCAGTTCGGTGTCTCGTGGCAGCTTAATCTTCCAAAATAA
- a CDS encoding TetR/AcrR family transcriptional regulator has protein sequence MTQPKTDPRVQRTRKLIMDSFMELSSQKEFKDITVKDITAEAMINRATFYYHFEDIYDLLEKVLSEVLLVNLDFDYYQNNELNEEALVSIFIAITNFQKSLSNRCHRGYEDTIARIIREQLEIIFYKMLLKQHNIEEDAALKITAVILSWGIYGASVEWKRDSKQLLPEEFIKLAIPTIISGIK, from the coding sequence ATGACTCAACCAAAGACTGATCCTCGAGTTCAACGTACCCGAAAATTAATCATGGATTCTTTTATGGAACTTTCAAGTCAAAAAGAATTTAAGGATATTACCGTTAAGGATATTACAGCCGAGGCTATGATTAATCGTGCCACATTCTATTATCATTTTGAAGATATATATGACTTATTGGAAAAGGTATTATCGGAAGTTTTGTTAGTTAATTTGGATTTTGACTACTATCAAAATAACGAACTAAATGAAGAAGCGTTAGTTAGCATATTCATAGCGATTACAAACTTTCAAAAGTCATTATCCAATCGCTGTCATAGAGGATACGAAGATACCATTGCCCGTATCATCAGGGAACAGCTCGAAATCATTTTTTATAAAATGCTATTAAAACAACATAACATCGAAGAGGATGCAGCTCTAAAAATCACCGCTGTCATATTAAGCTGGGGAATTTACGGAGCTTCTGTAGAATGGAAAAGAGATAGTAAACAGCTACTACCGGAGGAATTTATCAAATTAGCCATTCCTACTATTATTTCTGGGATAAAGTAG
- a CDS encoding VOC family protein — MSISLNPYLIFDGNTKEAIHFYEKALGAKVIGIMTFGDMPEDPNYSLSDDMKSRVMHGHLQVGEANLMFSDTYEGMPYQPGNSIQMAIHPEDEARAKEIFTALEDGGQVIMPLQKTDWSPLYDGQVKDKFGVTFQVNVAGEQPQY; from the coding sequence ATGTCGATTAGTTTGAATCCTTATTTGATTTTTGACGGTAACACGAAAGAAGCGATCCATTTTTACGAGAAAGCGCTTGGTGCGAAAGTGATAGGTATCATGACGTTCGGAGATATGCCGGAGGACCCGAATTATTCGTTGTCGGATGACATGAAGAGTCGTGTTATGCATGGACACTTGCAAGTCGGAGAGGCAAATCTTATGTTTAGTGACACGTACGAAGGCATGCCTTATCAGCCGGGTAATTCGATTCAGATGGCCATCCATCCCGAAGATGAGGCTAGAGCTAAAGAAATCTTCACCGCTTTGGAAGACGGCGGACAAGTCATTATGCCCCTTCAGAAGACAGATTGGAGCCCCTTGTATGATGGGCAAGTAAAGGACAAGTTCGGCGTTACTTTCCAAGTGAACGTCGCAGGAGAGCAACCTCAGTATTAA
- a CDS encoding rhodanese-like domain-containing protein, with the protein MDYVIYIIIAVFLFSVIQRALPTKGVRQLSTADLKGELINKNKQFIDVRTLGEFKGNHIKGFKNIPLHQLSQKADQELSREKEVIVICQSGMRSQKASKVLRKMGFTKVTNVKGGMSAWG; encoded by the coding sequence TTGGATTACGTAATTTACATCATTATTGCTGTTTTCTTATTTTCCGTCATACAGCGGGCTCTGCCAACAAAAGGTGTGAGACAGCTGTCGACAGCTGATTTAAAAGGGGAACTCATAAACAAGAATAAGCAATTTATTGATGTCCGAACACTTGGCGAATTTAAAGGAAATCATATCAAAGGTTTCAAAAATATCCCTCTCCATCAACTTTCTCAAAAAGCGGATCAGGAGCTTTCAAGGGAAAAAGAAGTGATTGTCATCTGTCAAAGTGGAATGAGGAGCCAAAAAGCTAGTAAGGTGCTAAGGAAAATGGGATTTACAAAAGTGACAAATGTCAAAGGTGGCATGAGTGCCTGGGGCTAA
- a CDS encoding beta-class carbonic anhydrase has protein sequence MMINSILEYNEQFVKDKKYEEFHTTKFPNKKMVIVTCMDTRLIELLPQSMNLRNGDAKLIKNAGGVISHPFGSAMRSILVALYELKASEVCVIGHHGCGMNNINSLETIKKMQEGGISQQTFDTLEFAGINIEEWLKGFENVEDSVRNSVNMIKKHPLLPIGTPVHGLVIDPETGKLDVVVKDTITV, from the coding sequence ATGATGATTAATAGTATTTTAGAATACAATGAACAATTTGTGAAAGACAAAAAATATGAGGAGTTCCATACAACAAAGTTTCCAAACAAGAAAATGGTGATTGTCACCTGTATGGATACCAGATTAATTGAACTTTTACCCCAGTCGATGAATTTACGTAATGGGGATGCTAAACTTATCAAAAATGCGGGTGGCGTTATTTCCCATCCATTTGGCAGTGCCATGAGAAGTATTCTTGTGGCATTGTATGAACTAAAAGCAAGTGAGGTTTGTGTAATCGGGCATCATGGGTGTGGCATGAACAATATAAATTCACTTGAGACGATTAAGAAAATGCAAGAAGGCGGAATTTCTCAACAAACATTTGACACATTGGAGTTTGCTGGCATTAATATTGAGGAATGGCTAAAAGGTTTTGAAAATGTAGAAGATAGCGTTCGTAATAGCGTGAATATGATTAAGAAACATCCCCTTCTCCCAATTGGAACGCCTGTCCACGGCCTAGTAATTGACCCGGAAACAGGTAAATTAGATGTGGTAGTAAAGGATACTATTACTGTATAA
- a CDS encoding monooxygenase, giving the protein MAYVLQVDFKMNGPFGDEMAEAFTDLAKSINEEEGFMWKIWTESPETSEAGGIYIFETKETAEKYLDMHTKRLAGFGVADVNAKIFAINSKLTEITKGPIK; this is encoded by the coding sequence ATGGCTTACGTATTACAAGTGGATTTTAAAATGAATGGACCATTCGGAGATGAAATGGCCGAGGCGTTTACTGATTTGGCAAAAAGTATCAATGAAGAAGAGGGTTTCATGTGGAAAATTTGGACTGAAAGCCCTGAAACAAGTGAAGCCGGCGGAATTTATATTTTCGAAACAAAAGAAACAGCCGAAAAATACCTAGATATGCACACGAAAAGACTAGCTGGCTTTGGAGTTGCAGACGTTAACGCAAAAATCTTTGCCATCAATTCTAAACTGACTGAGATTACTAAAGGACCCATAAAATAA
- a CDS encoding sulfurtransferase TusA family protein — translation MIQANMQLDAKGLACPMPVVKTKKTISDLEEGQVLEVQATDKGSKADLAAWASTVGHQYLGTVEEGDVLYHYIRKGSNEPKVEKAYEHTISLEELESRNGFILDVREAAEYAFGHIEGAKSIPMGELASRLEELNPNEEIYVICRTGNRSDLASQLLVENGFTKVYNVLPGMNEWNGKIMKEI, via the coding sequence ATGATCCAAGCGAATATGCAGTTAGATGCAAAGGGGCTAGCATGTCCAATGCCGGTTGTAAAAACTAAAAAAACAATCAGCGATCTTGAAGAAGGTCAAGTATTGGAAGTTCAAGCGACAGATAAAGGCTCAAAGGCTGATTTAGCTGCTTGGGCAAGTACTGTAGGGCATCAATATTTAGGTACAGTGGAAGAAGGCGATGTTCTTTATCACTACATTCGCAAAGGTTCTAATGAGCCAAAAGTGGAAAAAGCTTATGAACACACGATTTCACTTGAAGAACTGGAATCACGAAACGGTTTTATTTTAGATGTGCGTGAAGCAGCTGAATATGCATTTGGACATATTGAAGGTGCCAAATCCATTCCGATGGGCGAATTAGCATCACGTCTAGAAGAATTAAATCCGAATGAAGAAATTTATGTGATTTGTCGTACAGGAAATCGTTCTGATTTAGCATCACAGCTTTTAGTAGAAAATGGTTTTACAAAAGTTTATAACGTTCTACCGGGTATGAATGAGTGGAACGGTAAAATAATGAAAGAAATTTAG
- a CDS encoding MarR family winged helix-turn-helix transcriptional regulator — translation MKEILREIGMIARALDSISNIEFKEYNLTKGQYLYIVRICENPGIIQEKLAEMIKVDRTTAARAIKKLEMNGFIEKKGDERNKKIKKLFPTEKGRHVYPIIKRENDHSNSVALAGFSEGEVESISHLLQRVRKNIEVDWEFVKKGNKREY, via the coding sequence ATGAAAGAAATTCTTCGTGAAATAGGAATGATAGCAAGGGCATTAGATTCTATAAGTAATATAGAATTTAAGGAATACAATCTTACAAAAGGGCAATATCTGTACATTGTGCGAATATGTGAAAATCCGGGAATCATTCAAGAAAAGTTAGCTGAGATGATAAAAGTAGATCGAACAACAGCAGCTCGTGCTATAAAAAAACTTGAAATGAATGGCTTTATTGAAAAAAAAGGTGATGAACGTAATAAAAAAATTAAAAAACTCTTTCCAACAGAGAAAGGGAGACATGTTTATCCTATTATCAAAAGAGAAAATGATCATTCGAATAGTGTTGCATTAGCAGGTTTTTCGGAAGGAGAAGTAGAGAGCATTTCCCATCTCCTACAAAGAGTTAGAAAAAATATAGAAGTTGACTGGGAATTTGTGAAAAAGGGAAACAAGAGAGAATACTAA
- a CDS encoding DMT family transporter has product MNANWMKVIIAAFFEVFWVIGLKHADDFWTWTGTVIAIIVSFYLMIMAGKELPVGTVYAVFVGLGTAGTVFSDIVFFDEPFKVAKVILILVLLAGVIGLKLVTKDTVEEGIDS; this is encoded by the coding sequence ATGAATGCAAACTGGATGAAAGTGATTATCGCTGCTTTTTTTGAAGTTTTTTGGGTCATTGGATTAAAACACGCGGATGACTTTTGGACTTGGACTGGAACAGTTATTGCGATTATTGTTAGTTTCTACTTAATGATTATGGCTGGAAAAGAACTTCCTGTTGGTACTGTCTATGCAGTTTTTGTAGGACTAGGGACTGCTGGAACCGTTTTTTCAGACATCGTATTTTTTGATGAACCATTTAAAGTAGCTAAAGTCATTTTGATTTTAGTCTTATTAGCTGGGGTAATTGGCTTGAAATTAGTGACGAAAGACACCGTTGAAGAAGGGATTGATTCTTAA
- a CDS encoding Lrp/AsnC family transcriptional regulator — MLDHTDMSILDELSKNSRITMKELGEKVHLTGQAVSDRIAKLEDNGVIEGYTIKVNQVKLGYFIHALITIFTQSTYHHPYLSFIKKREQYVLRNYKISGDGCYLLECKFPSNEVLDEFLEDLNEHANYKLSIVINK, encoded by the coding sequence ATGCTAGATCACACGGATATGAGTATCTTAGATGAACTGTCCAAGAACAGTCGTATCACGATGAAAGAATTGGGTGAGAAGGTTCATTTAACTGGACAAGCTGTTTCAGATAGGATTGCGAAATTGGAGGATAATGGAGTGATTGAAGGGTATACCATTAAAGTGAATCAAGTAAAATTAGGGTATTTTATTCATGCCCTTATTACGATTTTCACACAGAGCACTTATCATCACCCCTATCTATCGTTCATAAAAAAAAGAGAACAATACGTATTGCGTAACTATAAAATCAGTGGGGATGGCTGTTATCTTCTTGAATGCAAATTTCCATCTAATGAAGTATTGGACGAATTTTTAGAAGACCTAAACGAGCATGCAAATTATAAATTATCGATTGTAATTAATAAATAA
- a CDS encoding MBL fold metallo-hydrolase: MAVNKWTAAQIARKVIDNEELFILDVRNTDAFEEWKIEGHKFEYLNIPYFELLDGVEEILPKLPTDKDVLVVCAKEGSSVMVAEMLSEAGREAAYLEGGMKSWSSYLEPIKVADLENSGELYQFVRLGKGCLSYMVISEGEAAVIDAVRFTDVFTSFAKEKGVEIKHVFDTHLHADHISGGRHIAAATGATYYLPPKDATEVVFDYTALTDGLHVKIGASQMDINALYSPGHTIGSTSFIIDDQFLLTGDILFIDSIGRPDLAGLAEDWVGDLRETLYSRYRELAEDLVVLPAHFMIIDELNEDGTVTRRLGDLYKENHGLNIEDEEEFRHTVTDNLPSQPNAYEQIRQVNMGKINPDNDEQTEMEIGPNRCAVR; encoded by the coding sequence GTGGCTGTAAATAAATGGACAGCAGCACAAATTGCTCGAAAAGTAATTGATAACGAAGAGCTTTTTATTTTGGATGTACGCAATACAGATGCGTTTGAAGAGTGGAAAATTGAAGGGCATAAATTTGAGTATTTAAACATTCCTTACTTCGAATTATTAGATGGTGTGGAAGAAATTCTACCAAAACTTCCGACGGATAAAGATGTGCTAGTCGTCTGTGCGAAAGAAGGGTCTTCTGTAATGGTAGCGGAAATGCTGTCAGAGGCTGGTCGTGAAGCGGCATATCTTGAAGGTGGGATGAAATCTTGGAGCAGTTACCTAGAGCCAATAAAAGTTGCTGATTTAGAAAATAGCGGCGAACTATACCAATTTGTTCGTTTAGGTAAAGGTTGCCTATCTTATATGGTGATTTCTGAAGGAGAGGCAGCAGTTATTGACGCGGTACGCTTTACAGATGTGTTCACAAGCTTTGCAAAGGAAAAAGGTGTAGAGATCAAACACGTATTTGATACACACTTACACGCGGACCATATTTCAGGTGGACGTCACATCGCTGCTGCCACAGGTGCAACTTACTATTTACCGCCAAAAGATGCGACAGAAGTTGTGTTTGATTACACAGCCTTAACAGATGGTTTACATGTGAAAATTGGTGCATCTCAAATGGATATAAATGCCCTTTATTCACCTGGTCATACGATTGGTTCTACCTCATTTATCATTGATGATCAATTTTTACTAACAGGTGATATTTTATTTATCGATTCCATTGGTCGTCCAGACTTAGCGGGACTTGCAGAAGATTGGGTAGGGGATTTACGTGAAACATTGTATTCTCGTTACCGTGAACTTGCTGAGGACTTAGTCGTATTACCTGCACACTTCATGATCATTGATGAATTGAATGAAGATGGTACAGTGACAAGGCGACTTGGTGATCTTTATAAAGAAAATCATGGTTTGAACATCGAAGACGAAGAGGAATTCCGTCATACGGTTACAGATAACTTACCATCACAACCAAATGCGTACGAACAAATTCGTCAAGTTAACATGGGTAAAATCAATCCTGATAATGACGAACAAACCGAAATGGAAATTGGACCGAATCGCTGTGCAGTTCGTTAA
- a CDS encoding DsrE/DsrF/DrsH-like family protein: MSNKVAIIAANGRIFDAYKVFNIATAAAASEKEVQIFFTFEGLNLIHKQAMHTLEMPAGKEHFAEGFEKANVPSIPQLVEMAQELGVQFIACQMTMDVMGLVKEDFVDGIEVGGAVTFLEHAKDATPTLTF; this comes from the coding sequence ATGTCAAATAAAGTCGCTATTATTGCAGCAAACGGTAGAATATTTGATGCTTACAAAGTATTCAATATCGCAACAGCAGCAGCAGCTTCGGAAAAAGAGGTACAAATCTTCTTTACGTTTGAAGGGCTAAACTTAATTCACAAACAAGCGATGCATACATTGGAAATGCCAGCTGGAAAAGAGCATTTTGCTGAAGGTTTTGAGAAAGCTAATGTTCCTTCCATTCCACAACTGGTAGAAATGGCACAAGAACTTGGTGTTCAATTTATTGCTTGCCAAATGACAATGGATGTTATGGGTCTAGTTAAAGAAGATTTCGTAGATGGAATCGAAGTAGGCGGAGCTGTAACATTTTTAGAGCATGCAAAAGATGCTACACCAACATTAACGTTCTAA
- a CDS encoding GNAT family N-acetyltransferase produces MTIKIKKCNREDIEILQEISIETFNDTFKNQNSPENMKNYLERAFNAQQLEKELSTISSEFFFVYFNGAVAGYLKVNTNEAQSEEMGDESLEIERIYIKKEYQKHGLGKYLLNKAIEIATDCNKKKIWLGVWERNENAIAFYKKMGFVHTDSHAFYMGDEEQIDLIMTKTQK; encoded by the coding sequence ATGACTATAAAAATAAAAAAGTGCAACCGAGAAGATATAGAGATCCTTCAAGAGATAAGTATTGAAACCTTCAACGATACCTTTAAAAATCAGAATTCACCTGAGAACATGAAAAATTATTTAGAAAGAGCATTTAATGCTCAACAGCTGGAAAAAGAATTATCCACTATTTCTTCAGAATTCTTTTTTGTTTATTTTAATGGGGCAGTTGCTGGCTATTTAAAGGTCAATACGAATGAGGCGCAGTCTGAAGAAATGGGTGATGAATCACTTGAAATAGAGCGTATTTACATAAAAAAAGAATATCAAAAACATGGCCTTGGAAAATACCTACTCAATAAAGCTATAGAAATTGCGACGGATTGCAATAAAAAGAAGATTTGGTTAGGTGTATGGGAAAGAAATGAGAACGCGATTGCCTTCTATAAGAAAATGGGGTTTGTTCACACTGACTCACACGCTTTCTATATGGGGGATGAAGAACAAATCGACCTTATCATGACCAAAACACAAAAATAA
- a CDS encoding DsbA family protein: protein MRENKLKNNNNMLCDLETGVCGVAGEEEMEIIDFNQPEKNINLYYVTDPICSHCWAIEPTFRRFTEQYSHYFNLHTVMGGLLEKWHDGPIDPANGIHKPADVAGHWREVGEHSRMPIDGSLMIDNPVQSSYPASRVFKIIQKNHSDATAFEYLRRAREALFAFNENISEQSVLIKIVNKMGLDGEAIVNEAEQQPIGQQLLNEDFTLVRNLGARGFPTIIMVNEENKGVKIVGGRPFEYYVDGLKQVLNLEALQPKQQPSLSSLLEKEKMLFSKEIEVMYDVEQSEVRSFIEKELAPNSYEAKEILGEFYFTTTK from the coding sequence ATGAGGGAAAATAAATTGAAGAACAACAATAATATGTTGTGTGATTTAGAAACGGGTGTATGCGGAGTGGCTGGAGAAGAGGAAATGGAAATCATTGATTTCAATCAACCAGAAAAAAATATTAATCTTTATTATGTGACGGACCCTATCTGTTCTCATTGCTGGGCAATTGAACCGACATTCCGTCGCTTTACAGAGCAATACAGTCATTATTTTAACCTTCACACGGTTATGGGTGGTTTGCTGGAGAAATGGCATGATGGACCTATCGATCCTGCGAATGGAATTCATAAACCAGCCGACGTTGCGGGTCACTGGAGAGAAGTTGGAGAGCATTCAAGAATGCCGATTGATGGTAGTTTAATGATTGATAATCCAGTTCAATCCTCTTATCCAGCCTCTCGCGTATTTAAAATAATCCAAAAAAATCATAGTGATGCGACGGCATTTGAATATTTACGTCGTGCAAGAGAAGCACTTTTCGCATTTAATGAAAATATTTCAGAGCAATCTGTTCTGATTAAAATTGTCAATAAAATGGGCCTTGATGGGGAAGCGATTGTAAATGAAGCTGAACAACAACCAATCGGACAACAATTATTGAATGAGGATTTTACTTTAGTTAGAAACTTAGGTGCCAGAGGTTTTCCGACAATTATCATGGTGAATGAAGAAAATAAAGGTGTGAAAATTGTTGGCGGACGCCCGTTTGAATACTATGTTGACGGATTAAAACAAGTTCTAAATTTGGAAGCACTACAACCAAAACAGCAGCCATCCCTTTCTAGCTTGCTTGAAAAAGAAAAAATGTTATTTTCTAAAGAGATTGAAGTTATGTACGACGTTGAACAGTCAGAGGTTCGCTCTTTTATTGAAAAAGAGCTTGCACCAAATAGCTATGAAGCGAAGGAAATTCTAGGGGAATTCTATTTCACCACTACAAAATAA
- a CDS encoding putative holin-like toxin, translating to MMVSYEAINMLLQAFIAFATMATAITALIVLFTNKKK from the coding sequence ATGATGGTATCTTATGAGGCAATTAATATGCTACTCCAAGCTTTTATAGCATTTGCAACAATGGCAACAGCCATTACTGCATTGATTGTACTCTTTACCAACAAAAAGAAGTAA
- a CDS encoding rhodanese-like domain-containing protein, with the protein MKEMTTKELVSLINEGKALNIIDVREVDEVTAGKIPGAVNIPLGLLEFRMHELDKSEEYIMVCQSGGRSGRATQLLESQGYNVINMQGGMLAWEGDVG; encoded by the coding sequence TTGAAAGAAATGACTACAAAAGAGCTAGTGTCTTTAATAAATGAAGGAAAAGCATTAAATATCATTGATGTACGTGAAGTAGATGAAGTAACGGCAGGAAAGATTCCAGGAGCTGTAAACATTCCATTAGGTTTATTGGAGTTTCGTATGCATGAATTAGATAAGTCGGAGGAATATATCATGGTTTGTCAATCAGGAGGAAGAAGTGGTCGTGCAACACAACTCCTTGAAAGCCAAGGATATAACGTAATTAACATGCAAGGTGGAATGCTTGCTTGGGAAGGGGACGTGGGGTGA
- a CDS encoding MBL fold metallo-hydrolase produces MDIQQIRNATLIIQYAGKKILIDPMLAEKGTYPPFPNSLRQDQNNPLVSLPTSINNIISDLDAVIVTHLHLDHWDDAAIEALPKGIKLFVQNDEDASVITGAGFTNVEVLQENTMFGDIQFIKTKGEHGRGPLVEMAGQVCGVVFKHPSEKTLYLAGDTVWYRAVQEVIETHMPEIIVVAGGDNQFLEGGSLVMGKDDIYEVYKAAPNAKIISNHMEAVNHWTLSREELKDFSNEKGMSDNILVPNDGESYTF; encoded by the coding sequence ATGGATATTCAACAAATTCGAAATGCCACGCTCATTATTCAATATGCTGGCAAAAAAATTTTAATAGACCCTATGTTAGCAGAGAAAGGAACTTACCCACCTTTTCCTAATTCATTAAGACAAGATCAAAACAATCCTTTAGTTAGCTTACCAACATCTATTAACAATATCATATCTGATCTTGACGCTGTTATTGTTACTCATCTGCATTTAGACCACTGGGATGATGCTGCTATAGAAGCATTGCCGAAAGGAATTAAATTATTTGTCCAAAATGATGAGGACGCGTCAGTTATTACAGGAGCAGGTTTTACAAATGTAGAAGTCTTACAAGAAAATACAATGTTTGGCGATATCCAATTTATTAAAACAAAAGGCGAGCATGGAAGAGGCCCACTGGTAGAAATGGCTGGCCAAGTCTGCGGGGTTGTCTTCAAACACCCAAGTGAAAAAACGTTATATCTAGCTGGAGATACGGTGTGGTATAGAGCTGTTCAAGAAGTAATCGAGACACATATGCCAGAAATCATTGTTGTAGCTGGCGGAGATAATCAATTCCTAGAAGGCGGTTCGCTCGTAATGGGGAAAGATGATATCTATGAAGTGTATAAGGCTGCACCAAACGCAAAAATCATTTCTAACCATATGGAAGCTGTCAATCACTGGACATTATCAAGGGAAGAACTAAAAGACTTTAGTAATGAAAAAGGGATGTCTGACAATATTTTAGTACCAAACGATGGCGAGTCTTACACATTTTAA
- a CDS encoding DMT family transporter, which translates to MAWVSLIVAGLFEMFGVLMINKLHKERNWQSLLFLILSFGASFIFLAYAMKTLPMGTAYAIWTGIGASGGALLGMIFYSESKDWKRLIFIAMVLGAAVGLKLVS; encoded by the coding sequence ATGGCTTGGGTTTCTTTAATTGTTGCAGGCTTATTTGAAATGTTTGGTGTTTTGATGATCAATAAATTGCATAAGGAGCGAAATTGGCAATCGTTGCTGTTTCTCATTCTTAGCTTTGGTGCAAGTTTTATTTTTCTTGCATATGCCATGAAAACACTACCGATGGGGACTGCATATGCCATCTGGACAGGGATTGGTGCATCTGGTGGAGCACTATTAGGTATGATTTTTTATAGCGAATCAAAAGACTGGAAAAGACTCATTTTTATAGCCATGGTATTGGGGGCAGCAGTTGGTTTAAAGCTCGTCTCGTAA
- a CDS encoding metal-sensitive transcriptional regulator, which produces MEYDDRLKNRVKRMEGQLRGILKMMEEDKDCKEVITQLSAVRSAVDRTIGVIVSSNLVECVQEAEQNGENMDELIKEAVNLLVKSR; this is translated from the coding sequence ATGGAATACGATGATCGACTTAAAAATAGAGTAAAGCGTATGGAAGGGCAACTTCGTGGAATTTTAAAAATGATGGAAGAAGATAAAGATTGTAAAGAGGTCATTACGCAGTTATCTGCTGTTCGCTCAGCAGTAGATCGAACAATCGGTGTGATTGTAAGTTCAAATTTAGTTGAATGTGTTCAAGAGGCCGAACAAAATGGAGAAAACATGGATGAACTAATTAAAGAAGCTGTCAACTTACTTGTAAAAAGTCGATAA